The following are from one region of the Hemitrygon akajei chromosome 31, sHemAka1.3, whole genome shotgun sequence genome:
- the LOC140719222 gene encoding MOB kinase activator 2-like isoform X2, with amino-acid sequence MDWLMGKTAKSKPDDKLPLTEEKKLYLDAEYASARVSDADLPMLVSLPREIDQNEWLANNTTTFFNHINLQYSAISEFCTAETCPVMNACNTQYFWTDERGKKIKCTAPQYIDLVMTHIQKLLTDEEIFPTKYGKEFPSTFESLVQKICRYLFHVLAHIYCAHFKEVVALELHPHLNTLYMHFLIFVREFNLVDPKETAVMRDLTDVLLSGAPQPQNHVNHR; translated from the exons GAAGACTGCAAAGTCAAAGCCAGATGATAAACTGCCTTTGACTGAGGAGAAGAAACTGTATCTGGATGCGGAGTATGCATCGGCCCGAGTGTCTGATGCGGATTTGCCCATGTTGGTTTCTTTGCCCAGAGAGATCGATCAGAATGAGTGGCTGGCAAATAACA CAACGACATTTTTCAATCACATAAACCTCCAGTACAGTGCCATCTCTGAGTTCTGCACAGCAGAGACCTGCCCAGTGATGAATGCGTGTAATAC TCAATACTTCTGGACAGATGAGCGGGGGAAGAAAATAAAATGTACTGCACCACAGTATATCGATCTAGTGATGACCCACATTCAAAAACTACTGACTGATGaggaaatctttcctaccaaGTATG GTAAAGAGTTCCCGAGTACCTTCGAATCGCTTGTCCAGAAGATCTGTCGCTACCTCTTCCATGTTCTTGCTCACATCTACTGTGCCCACTTCAAAGAGGTGGTGGCCCTCGAACTGCACCCACACCTCAATACTTTGTACATGCACTTTCTGATCTTTGTCAGGGAGTTCAATCTCGTCGACCCCAAGGAAACAGCCGTGATGAGGGACTTAACAGATGTTCTGCTCAGCGGTGCACCACAGCCCCAGAACCACGTCAACCACAGATGA
- the LOC140719222 gene encoding MOB kinase activator 2-like isoform X1 has product MVLQAVGKALGYKKRKTAKSKPDDKLPLTEEKKLYLDAEYASARVSDADLPMLVSLPREIDQNEWLANNTTTFFNHINLQYSAISEFCTAETCPVMNACNTQYFWTDERGKKIKCTAPQYIDLVMTHIQKLLTDEEIFPTKYGKEFPSTFESLVQKICRYLFHVLAHIYCAHFKEVVALELHPHLNTLYMHFLIFVREFNLVDPKETAVMRDLTDVLLSGAPQPQNHVNHR; this is encoded by the exons GAAGACTGCAAAGTCAAAGCCAGATGATAAACTGCCTTTGACTGAGGAGAAGAAACTGTATCTGGATGCGGAGTATGCATCGGCCCGAGTGTCTGATGCGGATTTGCCCATGTTGGTTTCTTTGCCCAGAGAGATCGATCAGAATGAGTGGCTGGCAAATAACA CAACGACATTTTTCAATCACATAAACCTCCAGTACAGTGCCATCTCTGAGTTCTGCACAGCAGAGACCTGCCCAGTGATGAATGCGTGTAATAC TCAATACTTCTGGACAGATGAGCGGGGGAAGAAAATAAAATGTACTGCACCACAGTATATCGATCTAGTGATGACCCACATTCAAAAACTACTGACTGATGaggaaatctttcctaccaaGTATG GTAAAGAGTTCCCGAGTACCTTCGAATCGCTTGTCCAGAAGATCTGTCGCTACCTCTTCCATGTTCTTGCTCACATCTACTGTGCCCACTTCAAAGAGGTGGTGGCCCTCGAACTGCACCCACACCTCAATACTTTGTACATGCACTTTCTGATCTTTGTCAGGGAGTTCAATCTCGTCGACCCCAAGGAAACAGCCGTGATGAGGGACTTAACAGATGTTCTGCTCAGCGGTGCACCACAGCCCCAGAACCACGTCAACCACAGATGA